In a single window of the Allobranchiibius huperziae genome:
- a CDS encoding DEAD/DEAH box helicase, whose product MALISHSDTTRRDGAIITSSACRPDVASALDALTGAGTGRLLHVRTDPARPASSAPWPTWVHAPVRAAIEGTGVRELWTHQRHVADLAHEGVDVGICTGTASGKSLAYLLPVLSALSEGVSAPTGRGATAIYLAPTKALGADQEARIASYAIPGIRAATLDGDTPTDERRWIREHAHLVLTNPDLLHHTLLPQHERWASFLRRLRYVVVDESHVYKGVFGAHVALILRRLQRIAVRYSTSPTFVLASATSAAPSEQLGRLVGRPVQVVDEDGSPHGATTYALWEPGSAPSDPTGESRRSAVAESADLMTALVRRGVQTLTFARSRVGVEVVAEMTRAALGSDGSTVAAYRGGYLPEERRELEAALRSGALRGLAATNALELGIDISGLDAVVMAGWPGTVASFRQQAGRAGRGAASSLVVMVAADDPLDTFVTHHPEAIFDRPVEQAVCDPANPYVLAPHLAAAAAELPVTVADSAYFGDDMVGLLAALVARGVLRRRPRGWFWAREDRPADHFSLRGSGEDVVRIVETRTARVLGTVDGARSHTTVHTGAVYTHQGAPFVVTALDLDDGSAHVVPGDPGWSTMARSVSSFDIVSSHRHEVWGDCELHFGTIRVRSQVTSFLRRLPSGEVLGEHPLDLPERELVTRGVWWTMPESVALATGLNPADLPGALHAAEHASIGILPLVAQSDRWDIGGVSTALHPDTGVPTVVVYDGHPGGAGFTERAYAAARTWLAATRSAIADCSCAHGCPSCVQSPKCGNGNEPLDKPGAVLLLDRLLQDAPPS is encoded by the coding sequence ATGGCCCTCATCAGCCACTCGGACACCACACGGAGGGACGGAGCGATCATCACGTCCAGCGCCTGCCGACCCGACGTCGCATCGGCACTCGACGCTCTGACCGGTGCCGGCACGGGCCGGCTGCTGCACGTGCGCACCGACCCGGCCCGGCCGGCATCCTCCGCGCCGTGGCCGACCTGGGTGCACGCCCCTGTCCGCGCCGCCATCGAGGGCACGGGGGTGCGCGAGCTGTGGACCCACCAGCGGCATGTCGCCGACCTTGCCCACGAGGGCGTGGACGTCGGGATCTGCACCGGCACGGCGTCCGGGAAGAGCCTGGCCTATCTGCTTCCGGTGCTGTCCGCCCTCTCCGAGGGCGTGTCGGCGCCGACCGGACGCGGCGCGACCGCCATCTATCTGGCGCCGACCAAGGCGCTCGGCGCCGACCAGGAGGCCCGGATCGCCTCGTACGCCATCCCCGGCATCCGCGCGGCGACCCTCGATGGCGACACCCCCACCGACGAACGCCGCTGGATCCGCGAGCACGCCCACCTCGTGCTCACCAACCCCGACCTGCTGCACCACACCCTGCTGCCGCAGCACGAGCGGTGGGCCTCCTTCCTACGACGGTTGCGGTACGTCGTCGTCGACGAGTCGCACGTGTACAAAGGCGTCTTCGGCGCGCATGTCGCGCTGATCCTGCGCCGGTTGCAGCGGATCGCGGTGAGGTACTCCACCTCCCCCACGTTCGTGCTGGCATCCGCGACCTCGGCCGCGCCGTCCGAGCAGCTGGGGCGCCTCGTGGGCCGGCCGGTGCAGGTGGTCGACGAGGACGGGTCGCCGCACGGCGCCACGACGTACGCGCTGTGGGAGCCGGGCAGCGCGCCCTCGGATCCCACGGGCGAGAGCCGCCGCAGTGCGGTCGCGGAGTCGGCGGACCTGATGACCGCTCTCGTACGCCGGGGGGTACAGACCCTGACCTTCGCCCGGTCCCGAGTCGGCGTCGAGGTGGTGGCAGAGATGACGCGAGCGGCGCTGGGATCGGACGGGTCCACCGTGGCGGCGTACCGCGGGGGGTACCTGCCGGAGGAGAGACGCGAGCTGGAGGCGGCGCTGCGCAGCGGCGCGTTGCGGGGTCTCGCGGCGACCAACGCCCTCGAGCTCGGCATCGACATCAGCGGACTGGACGCCGTCGTGATGGCCGGCTGGCCCGGGACGGTCGCGTCGTTCCGCCAGCAGGCCGGCCGCGCCGGGCGCGGCGCAGCGTCGTCGCTGGTCGTGATGGTCGCGGCCGACGACCCGCTGGACACGTTCGTCACCCACCATCCCGAGGCGATCTTCGACCGACCGGTCGAACAGGCGGTCTGCGACCCGGCCAACCCCTATGTCCTCGCGCCGCACCTGGCGGCGGCGGCGGCCGAGCTGCCGGTGACCGTGGCGGACAGCGCCTACTTCGGCGACGACATGGTGGGTCTGCTGGCCGCGCTCGTGGCGCGCGGTGTGCTGCGACGCCGCCCTCGCGGGTGGTTCTGGGCACGCGAGGACCGCCCCGCCGACCACTTCTCGCTGCGCGGCTCCGGCGAGGACGTCGTGCGCATCGTCGAGACGCGCACCGCGCGGGTGCTCGGCACGGTCGACGGTGCCCGGTCGCACACCACGGTGCACACCGGTGCCGTCTACACCCACCAGGGAGCACCGTTCGTGGTGACCGCGCTCGACCTGGACGACGGCAGCGCGCACGTCGTGCCGGGCGATCCCGGGTGGTCGACGATGGCGCGGTCGGTCAGCTCGTTCGACATCGTCAGCTCGCACCGGCACGAGGTGTGGGGCGACTGCGAGCTGCACTTCGGCACGATCCGGGTGCGCAGTCAGGTGACCTCCTTCCTGCGCCGGCTGCCGTCCGGCGAGGTGCTGGGCGAGCACCCCCTCGACCTGCCCGAGCGCGAACTGGTGACCAGAGGCGTGTGGTGGACGATGCCCGAATCCGTCGCCCTCGCAACGGGTCTGAACCCTGCTGACCTGCCCGGTGCGCTGCACGCGGCCGAGCACGCCTCCATCGGGATCCTGCCGCTCGTGGCCCAGTCCGACCGGTGGGACATCGGCGGGGTGTCGACCGCGCTGCACCCGGACACCGGCGTGCCGACGGTGGTGGTCTACGACGGCCACCCGGGCGGCGCCGGTTTCACCGAGCGCGCGTACGCCGCGGCGCGCACCTGGTTGGCGGCCACCCGATCGGCGATCGCGGACTGCAGCTGCGCGCACGGATGTCCGTCATGCGTGCAGTCGCCCAAGTGCGGCAACGGCAACGAGCCCCTGGACAAGCCCGGTGCCGTGCTGCTGCTGGACCGGCTGCTTCAGGATGCCCCGCCCTCATGA
- a CDS encoding STAS domain-containing protein, with protein sequence MQVSVLGSPETDPLVLNVQGDLDATTSPVLRAELARLMAARNARVVLDLRGVPFLDSTGLGVLVGRLRSIRLAGGDLVLVIDNERVLRNFAITGLNKVFQIFSSRDEALTTLG encoded by the coding sequence ATGCAGGTCTCGGTGCTCGGCTCGCCCGAAACCGATCCATTGGTTCTCAATGTCCAGGGTGACCTGGACGCGACCACCTCGCCGGTTTTGCGCGCGGAACTCGCCCGTCTGATGGCGGCCCGCAACGCCCGTGTGGTCCTGGATCTGCGGGGCGTGCCGTTTCTGGACTCCACCGGCCTCGGCGTGCTGGTCGGCCGCCTGCGCTCCATCCGGCTCGCCGGAGGCGACCTGGTGCTGGTCATCGACAACGAGCGCGTGCTGCGCAATTTCGCGATCACCGGTCTGAACAAGGTCTTCCAGATCTTCAGCAGCCGCGACGAGGCCCTGACGACCCTTGGCTGA
- a CDS encoding DUF7059 domain-containing protein — MAEPSVSAGPVSALRADLAAADFTTDAIGELLGAVATLALHRDQPTAAVRATGGGGVLATLVRLFCLGRPIAPAEVQDALPTCGVGGLRTLGLVAEQQDGMLRSTCDLRPYGDEGHSWWVASDLSQVVTGTILPPDHVLGIGGASTTLAFWTPRRAVGRALDVGTGCGVQSLHLLTHADEVVATDTSERALAYARFNAALNGVDLDLRHGSMLEPVRGETFDLVVSNPPFVITPRAAAMPQYEYRDGGMTGDALVRSLIEGLPEVLAPGGIAQLLANWEVPRGQDWREVVTGWVAGTGLDAWVVQRDVQDPAQYAELWSGDGGHTFGHPSYDAMYDAWLDDFAARDVEQIGFGIITLQRPLTARTPFVDLAEAHGAVGDAMGAVVDAGLRARTALAEGGTAYLLENRWRTASDVTEERYGLPGAGDPNVILLRQGGGLRRAVTMDTALAAFVSVCDGELPAGAAIDAIADLLGQDAVDLRATLLPRLHELVADGLLV, encoded by the coding sequence TTGGCTGAGCCGTCGGTCTCCGCGGGGCCGGTCAGCGCTCTGCGCGCCGACCTGGCCGCGGCCGACTTCACGACCGATGCGATCGGCGAGCTTCTCGGTGCGGTTGCGACCCTCGCCCTGCACCGCGACCAACCGACGGCGGCGGTCCGGGCCACCGGGGGCGGGGGAGTCCTGGCCACGCTGGTGCGCCTCTTCTGTCTGGGCCGACCGATCGCGCCGGCCGAGGTGCAGGACGCATTGCCCACCTGCGGTGTCGGCGGCCTGAGGACGCTCGGCCTGGTCGCCGAGCAGCAGGACGGGATGCTGCGCTCCACGTGCGATCTGCGCCCGTACGGCGACGAGGGCCACAGCTGGTGGGTCGCCTCCGACCTCTCCCAGGTCGTGACCGGCACGATCCTGCCGCCCGACCACGTGCTCGGCATCGGCGGTGCCTCCACCACGTTGGCGTTCTGGACGCCGCGTCGCGCTGTTGGCCGCGCTCTCGACGTGGGCACCGGATGCGGCGTGCAGTCGCTGCATCTGCTGACCCACGCCGATGAGGTCGTCGCCACGGACACCTCCGAGCGAGCCCTTGCCTACGCGCGGTTCAACGCGGCCCTGAACGGCGTGGACCTCGACCTGCGGCACGGTTCGATGCTGGAGCCGGTGCGGGGCGAGACGTTCGACCTGGTGGTCAGCAACCCGCCGTTCGTGATCACCCCGCGCGCCGCGGCGATGCCGCAGTACGAGTACCGCGACGGCGGGATGACCGGGGACGCCCTCGTCCGCAGCCTGATCGAAGGTCTGCCGGAGGTGCTGGCGCCCGGCGGGATCGCCCAGCTGCTCGCCAACTGGGAGGTGCCGCGCGGGCAGGACTGGCGCGAGGTCGTCACCGGGTGGGTGGCCGGCACCGGCCTGGACGCGTGGGTGGTGCAGCGCGACGTGCAGGATCCGGCGCAGTACGCCGAGCTGTGGTCGGGTGACGGTGGTCACACCTTCGGCCACCCTTCGTACGACGCGATGTACGACGCGTGGCTCGACGACTTCGCCGCTCGCGACGTGGAGCAGATCGGTTTCGGGATCATCACCCTGCAGCGTCCGCTGACCGCGCGGACGCCGTTCGTGGACCTGGCCGAGGCGCACGGCGCGGTCGGCGACGCGATGGGCGCAGTCGTCGACGCCGGTCTGCGGGCTCGCACCGCCCTGGCGGAGGGCGGGACGGCCTACCTGCTCGAGAACCGTTGGCGCACAGCATCGGACGTCACCGAGGAGCGTTACGGACTGCCGGGCGCCGGGGATCCGAACGTCATCCTGCTGCGCCAGGGAGGCGGACTGCGCAGGGCCGTCACGATGGACACCGCGCTCGCGGCGTTCGTCTCGGTGTGCGACGGCGAGCTGCCCGCCGGGGCGGCGATCGACGCCATCGCGGACCTGCTGGGGCAGGACGCCGTCGACCTGCGCGCGACCCTGCTGCCGCGGCTGCACGAGCTGGTGGCCGACGGCCTGCTCGTCTGA
- the topA gene encoding type I DNA topoisomerase, translated as MPRKLVIVESPAKAKKIGGYLGSDYVVDASVGHIRDLPTPSEMPADMKKGPYGKFAVDVDNGFDAYYVVDPDKRKKVAELKRLLKDSDELLLATDEDREGEAIAWHLLEVLKPKVPVRRMVFHEITKEAIVRAAQDTRELDTDLVDAQETRRILDRLYGYEVSPVLWRKIRQGLSAGRVQSVATRLVVQRERERMAFRSASYWDVEGDFAPQEAGQSFAARLSSVDGVRVATGRDFADSGELRASNVVHLDQSRATSIANAVAAATATVSSVQEKPYTRRPSAPFTTSTLQQEASRKLRLSSKNAMRVAQRLYENGYITYMRTDSTTLSESAMTAARAQASDMYGAEYITDTPRRYEKKAKGAQEAHEAIRPAGDRFRTPAQVAGELRGEDFSLYELIWKRTVASQMTDARGSTATVRLSVPVASSGVAEQVEFSASGTVITFRGFLAAYEEGRDAGDATDASEQERRLPQLTEGALLDVERAEADGHETSPPARYTEASLVKAMEERGIGRPSTYAATVGTIQDRGYVRTKGTALVPTWLAFAVTRLLEEHFPSLVDYDFTASMEEGLDLIASGDRGRVEWLNKFYFGATGQTVEGLREMVEHLGEIDAREISTIDLGDGMVVRVGRYGPYVEQVVPVGVDPATGEVTGEAPDPDAKPRRATIGDDVAPDEMSPEKARELLATADDDGRVLGKDPETGHDIIARAGRYGPYVTEVLPEEPAAEKPAKGKKKAAKTKPRTASLFKDMDLATIELDAALKLLSLPRVVGTVTEGDEATQVEITAQNGRYGPYLKKGTDSRSLVTEQQLFDITLEEAVAIYAEPKRRGRAATPPLKELGEDPVSGKPVVVKDGRFGPYVTDGESNATLRKDDDPESITPERGFELLAEKRAKGPTTRKRAVKKTAKKSTAKKSTAKKTTAKKSAAKSS; from the coding sequence GTGCCACGAAAGCTCGTCATCGTCGAGTCCCCCGCCAAGGCCAAGAAGATCGGCGGATATCTCGGCTCCGACTACGTCGTCGACGCCAGCGTCGGCCACATCCGCGACCTGCCGACCCCGTCGGAGATGCCCGCGGACATGAAGAAGGGCCCGTACGGCAAGTTCGCCGTCGACGTGGACAACGGTTTCGACGCCTACTACGTGGTCGACCCGGACAAGCGCAAGAAGGTCGCCGAGCTCAAGCGCCTGCTGAAGGACTCCGACGAGCTGCTGCTCGCGACCGATGAGGACCGCGAGGGCGAGGCCATCGCGTGGCACCTGCTGGAGGTCCTCAAGCCCAAGGTGCCGGTGCGCCGGATGGTCTTCCACGAGATCACCAAGGAAGCGATCGTCCGCGCCGCGCAGGACACCCGCGAGCTGGACACCGACCTGGTCGACGCGCAGGAGACCCGCCGCATCCTCGACCGTCTCTACGGCTACGAGGTCAGCCCCGTGCTGTGGCGCAAGATCCGCCAGGGCCTGTCGGCCGGGCGCGTGCAGTCCGTCGCGACCCGCTTGGTGGTGCAGCGCGAGCGCGAGCGGATGGCGTTCCGGTCCGCCTCGTACTGGGACGTCGAGGGCGACTTCGCCCCTCAGGAGGCCGGTCAGTCGTTCGCGGCCCGGCTGAGCTCGGTGGACGGCGTACGCGTCGCCACCGGTCGCGACTTCGCCGACAGCGGCGAGCTGCGTGCCAGCAACGTCGTGCACCTGGACCAGTCCCGCGCGACCTCCATCGCGAACGCCGTCGCCGCGGCCACCGCCACGGTCAGCTCGGTGCAGGAGAAGCCGTACACCCGCAGGCCGTCCGCGCCGTTCACGACCTCGACGCTGCAGCAGGAGGCCAGCCGCAAGCTGCGCCTGTCGAGCAAGAACGCGATGCGCGTCGCTCAGCGGCTGTACGAGAACGGCTACATCACCTACATGCGTACCGACTCCACGACGCTGTCGGAGTCGGCCATGACGGCTGCGCGTGCGCAGGCCAGTGACATGTACGGCGCGGAGTACATCACCGACACCCCGCGTCGTTACGAGAAGAAGGCCAAGGGCGCCCAGGAGGCGCACGAGGCGATCCGGCCAGCCGGTGACCGCTTCCGTACGCCGGCGCAGGTCGCCGGTGAGCTGCGCGGCGAGGACTTCTCCCTCTACGAACTGATCTGGAAGCGCACCGTCGCCTCGCAGATGACCGACGCCCGCGGCTCGACCGCGACCGTGCGCCTCAGCGTGCCGGTGGCCAGCAGCGGCGTGGCCGAGCAGGTCGAGTTCAGCGCCAGCGGCACCGTCATCACCTTCCGCGGGTTCCTCGCGGCGTATGAGGAGGGTCGCGACGCCGGCGACGCGACGGACGCCTCCGAGCAGGAGCGCCGCCTGCCGCAGCTGACCGAGGGCGCACTTCTCGACGTCGAGCGCGCCGAGGCCGACGGCCACGAGACGAGCCCGCCCGCCCGCTACACCGAGGCCAGCCTGGTCAAGGCGATGGAGGAGCGCGGGATCGGCCGCCCGTCGACGTACGCCGCGACGGTGGGCACGATCCAGGACCGCGGCTACGTGCGCACCAAGGGCACTGCCCTGGTGCCGACGTGGCTGGCGTTCGCCGTCACCCGTCTGCTGGAGGAGCACTTCCCCTCCCTGGTCGACTACGACTTCACCGCCTCCATGGAGGAGGGCCTGGACCTCATCGCCTCCGGCGATCGCGGCCGGGTGGAGTGGCTCAACAAGTTCTACTTCGGCGCCACCGGGCAGACCGTCGAGGGGCTTCGCGAGATGGTCGAGCACCTCGGTGAGATCGACGCTCGCGAGATCTCCACGATCGACCTCGGCGACGGCATGGTCGTGCGCGTCGGCCGCTACGGCCCGTACGTCGAGCAGGTCGTGCCCGTCGGCGTCGACCCTGCGACCGGTGAGGTCACCGGCGAGGCGCCCGACCCGGACGCCAAGCCGCGGCGCGCCACCATCGGCGACGATGTCGCCCCCGACGAGATGTCGCCGGAGAAGGCGCGCGAGCTGCTCGCGACCGCCGACGACGACGGTCGGGTGCTCGGCAAGGACCCGGAGACCGGGCACGACATCATCGCCCGCGCAGGCCGTTACGGGCCGTACGTGACCGAGGTGCTGCCGGAGGAGCCGGCGGCCGAGAAGCCCGCCAAGGGCAAGAAGAAGGCCGCCAAGACCAAGCCGCGGACCGCGTCGCTCTTCAAGGACATGGACCTTGCGACGATCGAGCTGGACGCCGCGCTGAAGCTGCTCAGCCTCCCGCGGGTCGTCGGCACGGTCACCGAGGGCGACGAGGCCACACAGGTCGAGATCACCGCGCAGAACGGCCGCTACGGGCCCTACCTGAAGAAGGGCACCGACTCGCGCTCGCTCGTCACCGAGCAGCAGCTCTTCGACATCACGCTCGAGGAGGCCGTCGCGATCTACGCCGAGCCCAAGCGCCGGGGTCGCGCCGCGACGCCGCCGTTGAAGGAGCTGGGTGAGGACCCGGTGTCCGGCAAGCCGGTGGTGGTCAAGGACGGCCGGTTCGGCCCGTACGTCACCGACGGCGAGAGCAACGCGACGCTGCGCAAGGACGACGACCCGGAGTCGATCACGCCGGAGCGCGGCTTCGAGCTGCTCGCCGAGAAGCGCGCGAAGGGTCCGACGACCCGCAAGCGCGCGGTGAAGAAGACCGCGAAGAAGTCGACGGCCAAGAAGAGCACCGCGAAGAAGACCACGGCGAAGAAGTCGGCGGCCAAGAGCAGCTGA
- a CDS encoding alcohol dehydrogenase: MATVRAAQVDSKGGDFRIVDNDVREPGRRQVRITVEACGVCHSDAAFVHAAFPNVQFPLVTGHEIAGRIDALGEDVEGWEVGDRVEVGWFGGNCGHCLACREGDFINCAELQVPGWAYPGGYADSVIVPATALARIPEGMSAVQAAPMGCAGVTTYSALRSSIAKPGDLVAILGIGGLGHLGVQFAAKLGFETVAIARGADKKDSALELGAKHYIESNSENVAEALQKLGGAKVVLATAANADAMSATIDGLTHRGELIAIGAVPEAIQVSPTQLIMGSKTVHGHPSGTAQEVQETMEFAQAHGVRVMTEEAPLSDVNDAFAKMMSGEARYRMVLTTGN, translated from the coding sequence ATGGCCACTGTTCGTGCAGCGCAGGTCGATTCCAAGGGCGGGGACTTCCGCATCGTCGATAACGACGTGCGGGAGCCGGGCCGCCGACAGGTGCGGATCACCGTCGAGGCCTGCGGCGTATGCCATTCCGACGCCGCCTTCGTGCACGCGGCGTTCCCGAACGTGCAGTTCCCCCTGGTCACCGGCCACGAGATCGCGGGCCGGATCGACGCGCTGGGCGAGGACGTCGAGGGCTGGGAGGTCGGCGACCGGGTGGAGGTCGGCTGGTTCGGCGGCAACTGCGGACACTGCCTGGCCTGCCGCGAGGGCGACTTCATCAACTGCGCCGAGCTGCAGGTGCCCGGCTGGGCCTACCCCGGCGGGTACGCCGACTCGGTGATCGTCCCGGCAACCGCGCTCGCGCGCATCCCGGAGGGCATGAGCGCAGTGCAGGCCGCGCCGATGGGGTGCGCCGGCGTGACGACGTACTCCGCGCTGCGCTCCAGCATCGCCAAGCCGGGGGACCTGGTGGCGATCCTCGGGATCGGCGGTCTCGGTCACCTCGGCGTGCAGTTCGCGGCGAAGCTCGGCTTCGAGACCGTGGCCATCGCCCGCGGCGCCGACAAGAAGGACTCCGCGCTGGAGCTCGGCGCGAAGCACTACATCGAGAGCAACTCCGAGAACGTCGCGGAGGCGCTGCAGAAGCTCGGCGGCGCCAAGGTCGTGCTTGCGACCGCCGCGAACGCCGACGCCATGTCGGCCACCATCGACGGGCTGACCCACCGCGGCGAGCTGATCGCGATCGGCGCCGTGCCCGAGGCCATCCAGGTCAGCCCAACGCAGCTGATCATGGGCAGCAAGACCGTGCACGGGCATCCGTCGGGCACCGCCCAGGAGGTGCAGGAGACGATGGAGTTCGCCCAGGCACACGGCGTACGCGTGATGACCGAGGAAGCGCCGCTGAGCGACGTCAACGATGCCTTCGCGAAGATGATGAGCGGCGAGGCGCGCTACCGGATGGTGCTGACCACCGGCAACTGA
- the tmk gene encoding dTMP kinase, whose translation MPTATAPFVVFEGGDGAGKTTQIEALREWLSRGEQEVVVTREPGGTKLGLQLRDLLLHGDHVAPRAEALIFAADRAHHVETVVRPALARGAVVIADRYQDSSIAYQGAGRTLDAKEIAEVSRWATQGLVPDVTILLDLDPAVGLARRGPGGDRLEQEKADFHERVRAGFLALAAAASHRYLVVDATLPAEEVTALVRDRVAPMVECAP comes from the coding sequence ATGCCGACCGCCACCGCCCCCTTCGTCGTCTTCGAGGGCGGCGACGGCGCCGGCAAGACCACCCAGATCGAGGCGCTGCGGGAGTGGCTCTCGCGGGGTGAGCAGGAGGTCGTTGTCACCAGGGAGCCGGGGGGCACGAAGCTCGGGCTGCAGCTGCGGGACCTGCTGCTGCACGGCGACCACGTCGCACCCCGCGCGGAGGCGCTGATCTTCGCTGCGGACCGGGCCCACCACGTGGAGACGGTGGTGCGCCCGGCGCTGGCGCGCGGCGCGGTCGTCATCGCCGACCGCTACCAGGACTCCTCGATCGCCTACCAGGGCGCTGGTCGCACGCTGGACGCCAAGGAGATCGCCGAGGTCTCGCGGTGGGCCACCCAGGGGCTGGTGCCGGACGTGACGATCCTGCTCGACCTCGACCCTGCCGTCGGCCTGGCCCGGCGCGGGCCCGGGGGCGACCGGCTGGAGCAGGAGAAGGCCGACTTCCACGAACGGGTACGCGCGGGCTTCCTCGCGCTCGCCGCTGCCGCGTCGCACCGCTACCTCGTGGTCGACGCCACGCTGCCGGCCGAAGAGGTCACGGCGCTGGTGCGCGACCGGGTGGCGCCGATGGTGGAGTGCGCGCCGTGA
- a CDS encoding DNA polymerase III subunit delta', whose protein sequence is MSVWDDVIDQPTVVTTLDRAVRDQTAMTHGWLLTGPPGSGRSTAARAFAAALECPRHGCGECHECRTALDGSHADVEIVATAGLSIPVRQARELALLAQARPSVGAWRVIVVEDVDRLTERAADALLKALEEPVSRTVWVLCAPSLEDVIITIRSRSRHVRLRTPSAEAVAQLLTRRNGIDPQLALDSARAAQSHVGLALRLARDEGARERRRETLRFAGGIHNLGEAMTAAATLASIAGDETSAASGERDAAERTRLMEQLGADPAARTQPPHIRSQVAALEKEQKTRATRFGRDVVDRALVDLLSLYRDALMVRSGAPVDLVNADLGDQVRDVAQSHSAEQLLNAMDAIGVARERIEAAVPPLLALESMTISLQVKGVRV, encoded by the coding sequence GTGAGCGTCTGGGACGACGTGATCGACCAGCCCACGGTCGTCACCACGCTCGACCGGGCGGTGCGCGACCAGACCGCGATGACGCACGGGTGGTTGCTGACCGGGCCCCCGGGGTCCGGAAGATCAACTGCTGCACGGGCTTTCGCCGCCGCCCTGGAGTGCCCACGGCACGGCTGTGGTGAGTGCCACGAGTGCCGTACGGCGCTCGACGGCAGCCATGCCGACGTCGAGATCGTCGCCACGGCGGGCCTGTCGATCCCGGTGCGGCAGGCGCGCGAGCTTGCCCTGCTTGCCCAGGCGAGGCCGTCGGTGGGTGCGTGGCGGGTCATCGTGGTCGAGGACGTCGACCGGCTGACCGAGCGCGCGGCCGACGCGCTGCTGAAGGCGTTGGAGGAGCCGGTGTCGCGCACGGTGTGGGTGCTGTGCGCGCCGTCGCTGGAAGACGTCATCATCACCATCCGCAGCCGCTCGCGGCACGTACGGCTGCGTACGCCGTCCGCGGAGGCGGTCGCGCAGCTGCTGACCCGGCGTAACGGCATCGACCCGCAGCTGGCGCTCGACAGCGCCCGCGCGGCGCAGTCCCACGTGGGGCTCGCGCTGCGGTTGGCGCGCGACGAGGGCGCGCGCGAACGCCGCCGGGAGACACTGCGCTTCGCCGGCGGCATCCACAACCTGGGTGAGGCAATGACCGCTGCGGCGACGCTGGCGTCCATTGCCGGCGACGAGACCAGCGCGGCATCCGGGGAGCGCGACGCTGCCGAGCGGACGCGGCTGATGGAGCAGTTGGGTGCCGACCCGGCCGCCCGCACGCAGCCGCCGCACATCCGCTCGCAGGTCGCGGCGTTGGAGAAGGAGCAGAAGACCCGGGCGACCCGCTTCGGCCGCGACGTGGTCGACCGCGCGCTGGTCGATCTGCTGTCGCTCTACCGGGACGCGCTGATGGTGCGCTCGGGTGCGCCGGTCGACCTGGTGAACGCGGACCTGGGCGATCAGGTGCGCGACGTCGCCCAGAGCCACAGCGCCGAGCAGCTGCTCAACGCGATGGACGCGATCGGGGTGGCGCGGGAGCGGATCGAGGCCGCGGTGCCGCCGCTGTTGGCGTTGGAGTCGATGACCATCTCGTTGCAGGTCAAGGGGGTTCGCGTATGA